The Gasterosteus aculeatus chromosome 8, fGasAcu3.hap1.1, whole genome shotgun sequence genome has a window encoding:
- the hmg20b gene encoding SWI/SNF-related matrix-associated actin-dependent regulator of chromatin subfamily E member 1-related isoform X1, which produces MGGIKQEQSDASQQPKPSHSAEQPQDEQPLAPCEHLSPFLQPKKRGWPKGKKRKKVLPNGPKAPVTGYVRFLNERRERMRARYPDLPFPEITKRLGAEWTQLALNDKQRYLDEAEREKMQYAQELKDYQQTEAFHITSAKIQDKRIKKEDTPSVIISTSSEPSASKASDLTRGFDIPIFTEEFLDQNKAREAELRRLRKANIEFEEQNAVLQRHIKDMYSAKERLEAELGLDEKRTQALHQNLLTIKHTLVNSLSSVPLPGKGETASHGNLDSYLSRLSGVLEGNPHKHRALVTQLCEVFAQVDSEKF; this is translated from the exons ATGGGGGGCATCAAACAGGAGCAGAGTGATGCATCGCAGCAGCCGAAGCCTTCACATTCAGCAGAGCAGCCACAAGATGAG CAGCCCCTGGCCCCATGTGAGCATCTTTCCCCCTTTCTGCAGCCAAAGAAGAGAGGCTGGccaaagggaaagaaaagaaagaaggttCTGCCAAATGGTCCCAAGGCACCGGTAACCGGATATGTCCGCTTCCTCAACGAACGCCGTGAACGTATGCGGGCCAGATACCCCGACTTACCTTTCCCGGAAATCACCAAGAGACTTGGAGCAGAGTGGACACAATTAGCCCTGAATGACAAACAG CGCTACCTGGACGAGGCGGAACGGGAGAAGATGCAGTACGCCCAGGAGCTGAAGGATTACCAGCAGACCGAGGCTTTTCACATCACCAGTGCGAAGATCCAAGACAAGCGAATCAAGAAAG AAGACACTCCATCTGTTATCATCAGCACCAGTTCAGAGCCCTCGGCCTCAAAG GCGTCTGACCTCACCAGAGGATTCGACATCCCCATCTTCACAGAAGAATTCCTCGATCAGAACAAAG CTCGAGAGGCTGAGCTGCGACGGCTCCGTAAGGCCAACATTGAGTTTGAGGAGCAGAACGCGGTGCTCCAGCGGCACATAAAGGACATGTACAGCGCTAAAGAGCGCCTGGAGGCTGAACTGGGGCTGGACGAGAAGCGCACCCAGGCTCTTCACCAAAACCTGCTGACCATTAAACACACGTTGGTCAACAGCCTGTCATCGGTTCCCCTACCAG GTAAGGGAGAGACGGCGTCCCATGGGAACCTGGACTCCTACCTGAGTCGTCTCAGCGGAGTGCTGGAGGGAAACCCTCACAAGCATCGGGCACTGGTCACCCAGCTCTGCGAAGTCTTCGCTCAGGTGGACAG TGAGAAGTTCTGA
- the hmg20b gene encoding SWI/SNF-related matrix-associated actin-dependent regulator of chromatin subfamily E member 1-related isoform X3, whose translation MGGIKQEQSDASQQPKPSHSAEQPQDEPKKRGWPKGKKRKKVLPNGPKAPVTGYVRFLNERRERMRARYPDLPFPEITKRLGAEWTQLALNDKQRYLDEAEREKMQYAQELKDYQQTEAFHITSAKIQDKRIKKEDTPSVIISTSSEPSASKASDLTRGFDIPIFTEEFLDQNKAREAELRRLRKANIEFEEQNAVLQRHIKDMYSAKERLEAELGLDEKRTQALHQNLLTIKHTLVNSLSSVPLPGKGETASHGNLDSYLSRLSGVLEGNPHKHRALVTQLCEVFAQVDSEKF comes from the exons ATGGGGGGCATCAAACAGGAGCAGAGTGATGCATCGCAGCAGCCGAAGCCTTCACATTCAGCAGAGCAGCCACAAGATGAG CCAAAGAAGAGAGGCTGGccaaagggaaagaaaagaaagaaggttCTGCCAAATGGTCCCAAGGCACCGGTAACCGGATATGTCCGCTTCCTCAACGAACGCCGTGAACGTATGCGGGCCAGATACCCCGACTTACCTTTCCCGGAAATCACCAAGAGACTTGGAGCAGAGTGGACACAATTAGCCCTGAATGACAAACAG CGCTACCTGGACGAGGCGGAACGGGAGAAGATGCAGTACGCCCAGGAGCTGAAGGATTACCAGCAGACCGAGGCTTTTCACATCACCAGTGCGAAGATCCAAGACAAGCGAATCAAGAAAG AAGACACTCCATCTGTTATCATCAGCACCAGTTCAGAGCCCTCGGCCTCAAAG GCGTCTGACCTCACCAGAGGATTCGACATCCCCATCTTCACAGAAGAATTCCTCGATCAGAACAAAG CTCGAGAGGCTGAGCTGCGACGGCTCCGTAAGGCCAACATTGAGTTTGAGGAGCAGAACGCGGTGCTCCAGCGGCACATAAAGGACATGTACAGCGCTAAAGAGCGCCTGGAGGCTGAACTGGGGCTGGACGAGAAGCGCACCCAGGCTCTTCACCAAAACCTGCTGACCATTAAACACACGTTGGTCAACAGCCTGTCATCGGTTCCCCTACCAG GTAAGGGAGAGACGGCGTCCCATGGGAACCTGGACTCCTACCTGAGTCGTCTCAGCGGAGTGCTGGAGGGAAACCCTCACAAGCATCGGGCACTGGTCACCCAGCTCTGCGAAGTCTTCGCTCAGGTGGACAG TGAGAAGTTCTGA
- the hmg20b gene encoding SWI/SNF-related matrix-associated actin-dependent regulator of chromatin subfamily E member 1-related isoform X2, which produces MGGIKQEQSDASQQPKPSHSAEQPQDEPLAPCEHLSPFLQPKKRGWPKGKKRKKVLPNGPKAPVTGYVRFLNERRERMRARYPDLPFPEITKRLGAEWTQLALNDKQRYLDEAEREKMQYAQELKDYQQTEAFHITSAKIQDKRIKKEDTPSVIISTSSEPSASKASDLTRGFDIPIFTEEFLDQNKAREAELRRLRKANIEFEEQNAVLQRHIKDMYSAKERLEAELGLDEKRTQALHQNLLTIKHTLVNSLSSVPLPGKGETASHGNLDSYLSRLSGVLEGNPHKHRALVTQLCEVFAQVDSEKF; this is translated from the exons ATGGGGGGCATCAAACAGGAGCAGAGTGATGCATCGCAGCAGCCGAAGCCTTCACATTCAGCAGAGCAGCCACAAGATGAG CCCCTGGCCCCATGTGAGCATCTTTCCCCCTTTCTGCAGCCAAAGAAGAGAGGCTGGccaaagggaaagaaaagaaagaaggttCTGCCAAATGGTCCCAAGGCACCGGTAACCGGATATGTCCGCTTCCTCAACGAACGCCGTGAACGTATGCGGGCCAGATACCCCGACTTACCTTTCCCGGAAATCACCAAGAGACTTGGAGCAGAGTGGACACAATTAGCCCTGAATGACAAACAG CGCTACCTGGACGAGGCGGAACGGGAGAAGATGCAGTACGCCCAGGAGCTGAAGGATTACCAGCAGACCGAGGCTTTTCACATCACCAGTGCGAAGATCCAAGACAAGCGAATCAAGAAAG AAGACACTCCATCTGTTATCATCAGCACCAGTTCAGAGCCCTCGGCCTCAAAG GCGTCTGACCTCACCAGAGGATTCGACATCCCCATCTTCACAGAAGAATTCCTCGATCAGAACAAAG CTCGAGAGGCTGAGCTGCGACGGCTCCGTAAGGCCAACATTGAGTTTGAGGAGCAGAACGCGGTGCTCCAGCGGCACATAAAGGACATGTACAGCGCTAAAGAGCGCCTGGAGGCTGAACTGGGGCTGGACGAGAAGCGCACCCAGGCTCTTCACCAAAACCTGCTGACCATTAAACACACGTTGGTCAACAGCCTGTCATCGGTTCCCCTACCAG GTAAGGGAGAGACGGCGTCCCATGGGAACCTGGACTCCTACCTGAGTCGTCTCAGCGGAGTGCTGGAGGGAAACCCTCACAAGCATCGGGCACTGGTCACCCAGCTCTGCGAAGTCTTCGCTCAGGTGGACAG TGAGAAGTTCTGA
- the LOC120823882 gene encoding elongation factor 2b codes for MVNFTIDQIRAIMDKKANIRNMSVIAHVDHGKSTLTDSLVSKAGIIASARAGETRFTDTRKDEQERCITIKSTAISLFYELTENDMAFIKQSKDGSGFLINLIDSPGHVDFSSEVTAALRVTDGALVVVDCVSGVCVQTETVLRQAIAERIKPVLMMNKMDRALLELQLEPEDLYQTFQRIVESVNVIISTYGEDENGPMGTLMVDPTIGTVGFGSGLHGWAFTLKQFAEMYAAKFAAKGNTQLSPAENCKKVEDMMKKLWGDRYFDASTGKFLKSSTGADGTSFPRTFVALILDPIFKVFNAIMNFNKEETAKLVQKLDIKLDVEDKEKEGKPLLKSVMRRWLPAGEALLQMITIHLPSPVTAQRYRCELLYEGPGDDEAAMGIKNCDPKAPLMVYISKMVPSNDKGRFYAFGRVFSGCISTGMKVRIMGPNFVPGKKDDLYLKPIQRTILMMGRYTEPIEDVPCGNIVGLVGVDQFLVKTGTITTYEQAHNMKVMKFSVSPVVRVAVEVKNPADLPKLVEGLKRLSKSDPMVQCIIEESGEHIVAGAGELHLEICLKDLEEDHACVPLKKSDPVVSYRETVSEESSIMCLSKSPNKHNRLFMKACPFADGLAEDIEKGDVTSRQDIKTRARYLAEKFEWDVGEARKIWCFGPDGTGPNLLVDVTKGVQYLNEIKDSVVAGFQWAVKEGVLCEENMRAIRFNVHDVTLHTDAIHRGGGQIIPTARRVLYACELTAEPRMMEPIYLVEIQCPEDAIGGIYGVLNRRRGHVIGDLGFSSTPMRVTKAYLPVNESFGFTADLRSNTGGKAFPQCVFDHWQILPGDPLDPASKPGVVVADIRKRKGLKEGIPALDNYLDKL; via the exons ATG gtGAACTTTACCATCGACCAGATCCGTGCCATCATGGACAAGAAGGCCAACATCCGTAACATGTCTGTGATTGCGCACGTTGACCACGGAAAGTCAACTCTCACGGACTCCCTGGTGTCGAAGGCCGGCATCATTGCCTCAGCCCGTGCTGGAGAAACCCGTTTCACCGACACGCGCAAAGATGAGCAGGAGCGTTGCATCACCATCAAGTCAAC CGCCATCTCCTTGTTCTACGAGCTGACCGAAAATGATATGGCCTTCATTAAGCAGAGCAAGGATGGTTCTGGCTTCTTGATCAACCTGATCGACTCACCCGGGCACGTTGACTTCTCGTCTGAAGTGACTGCTGCTCTTCGTGTCACTGATGGAGCCCTGGTTGTGGTGGACTGTGTGTCTG GTGTCTGCGTGCAGACCGAGACAGTGCTCCGTCAGGCCATTGCAGAGCGCATCAAGCCAGTCCTGATGATGAACAAAATGGACCGTGCCTTGTTGGAGTTGCAGCTTGAGCCTGAAGACCTTTACCAGACCTTCCAACGTATTGTGGAGTCAGTCAATGTCATCATCTCAACCTATGGAGAAGATGAGAATGGACCTATGGGCACCCTCATG GTCGATCCTACCATTGGAACAGTTGGCTTTGGCTCTGGACTTCACGGCTGGGCATTCACCTTGAAGCAGTTTGCAGAGATGTATGCAGCAAAGTTTGCTGCCAAGGGCAACACCCAGCTGTCCCCAGCTGAGAACTGCAAGAAGGTGGAAGACATGATGAAGAAGCTGTGGGGAGACAG GTACTTTGATGCGAGCACTGGCAAGTTCCTTAAATCTTCTACCGGAGCTGATGGCACCAGTTTCCCACGTACCTTTGTTGCCCTTATCCTGGATCCCATCTTCAAG GTCTTCAATGCCATCATGAACTTCAACAAAGAGGAAACTGCCAAGCTGGTGCAGAAGCTGGACATCAAGTTGGATGTTGAGGACAAGGAAAAGGAGGGAAAGCCTCTCCTGAAGTCTGTGATGCGCCGCTGGCTGCCTGCTGGAGAAGCCCTCCTTCAAATGATCACCATCCACCTGCCTTCACCTGTGACTGCCCAGAGGTACCGCTGCGAACTGCTCTACGAAGGACCTGGAGATGATGAGGCTGCCATGG GTATCAAGAACTGTGACCCCAAGGCTCCCTTGATGGTCTACATCTCAAAGATGGTTCCTTCCAACGACAAGGGTCGCTTCTATGCGTTTGGTCGCGTGTTCTCTGGCTGCATCTCCACTGGCATGAAAGTGCGCATCATGGGACCCAACTTTGTCCCTGGAAAGAAAGACGATCTCTACCTGAAGCCAATTCAGAG GACCATTTTGATGATGGGCCGTTACACTGAGCCCATTGAGGATGTTCCCTGTGGTAACATCGTGGGTCTGGTTGGAGTCGATCAGTTCCTTGTCAAGACTGGAACGATCACCACCTATGAGCAGGCACACAACATGAAGGTGATGAAGTTCAGCGTCAGCCCTGTGGTGAGAGTTGCCGTGGAGGTCAAAAACCCTGCCGACCTTCCCAAACTGGTGGAGGGATTGAAGCGTCTGTCCAAGTCCGACCCCATGGTGCAGTGCATCATCGAGGAGTCTGGGGAGCACATCGTCGCTGGAGCCGGAGAGTTGCATCTGGAAATCTGTTTGAAGGATCTGGAGGAGGATCACGCTTGCGTTCCTCTTAAg aaatCTGATCCCGTGGTGTCCTACAGGGAGACAGTCAGCGAAGAGTCAAGTATTATGTGTCTCTCAAAGTCTCCCAACAAGCACAACCGTCTGTTCATGAAGGCCTGTCCCTTCGCTGACGGCCTGGCAGAGGACATCGAGAAGGGCGACGTTACCTCTCGTCAGGACATTAAGACCCGTGCCCGCTACCTTGCTGAGAAGTTCGAGTGGGATGTTGGAGAGGCCAGAAAGATCTGGTGCTTCGGCCCCGATGGAACCGGCCCCAACCTTCTGGTGGACGTTACCAAGGGAGTGCAGTACCTTAACGAGATCAAGGACAGTGTTGTGGCCGGCTTCCAGTGGGCCGTCAAGGAG ggtGTCCTGTGTGAAGAGAACATGCGTGCCATCCGCTTCAACGTCCACGATGTGACCCTGCATACAGACGCAATTCACCGCGGTGGTGGTCAGATTATTCCTACAGCTCGCAGAGTGCTGTACGCGTGTGAGCTCACTGCAGAGCCCAGAATGATGGAGCCCATCTACCTGGTCGAGATCCAG TGTCCTGAAGATGCCATTGGTGGAATCTACGGTGTGTTGAACAGGAGGCGTGGTCATGTGATCGGTGACCTCGGCTTTTCATCTACACCCATGCGTGTCACCAAGGCCTACCTGCCTGTCAACGAGTCATTCG GTTTCACCGCTGACCTTCGTTCCAACACCGGTGGCAAGGCCTTCCCTCAGTGCGTGTTCGACCACTGGCAGATCCTCCCAGGAGACCCCTTAGACCCGGCTAGCAAGCCTGGCGTTGTCGTCGCTGACATTCGCAAACGTAAGGGTCTGAAGGAAGGAATCCCCGCCTTGGACAACTACCTTGACAAATTGTAA